The Pirellulales bacterium genome includes the window GCTTCATACCACCGGCCGCAGCTCGACCACCTTGTCGTCTAAATTGGCGGCGGCATATTCCAGGGCCTCCCGGATATCTTCATCTTCCAGCTCTGGATATTCGGCCCGCAGTTGCTGGCGGTCGGGGTACGTGGCCAGCGCTTCCAACACACGGCGCACGGTAAGCCGCAGGCCGCGAATGCAAGGTTGGCCGTTCATTATGGCCGGATCGGAAGTAATTCGGTCGAAGATAACCATTGTTGATTTGGCTCCGCAGGGCCTTTTTAA containing:
- a CDS encoding DUF433 domain-containing protein is translated as MVIFDRITSDPAIMNGQPCIRGLRLTVRRVLEALATYPDRQQLRAEYPELEDEDIREALEYAAANLDDKVVELRPVV